A genomic region of Anopheles coustani chromosome 3, idAnoCousDA_361_x.2, whole genome shotgun sequence contains the following coding sequences:
- the LOC131260979 gene encoding probable methylmalonate-semialdehyde dehydrogenase [acylating], mitochondrial has translation MALLRLVATECRNALQRGYSTASVPTTKMFIDGKFVDSKTSEWIDLHDPATNEVVTRVPKCTQDEMQAAVESSKKAFKTWRQSSILSRQQVMFKLQHIIRNNMSELAKNITKEQGKTLIDAEGDVLRGLQVVEHCCSITSLQMGETVPNIAKDMDTYSYQLPLGVTAGIAPFNFPAMIPLWMFPVAITCGNTSIIKPSERVPGATMLLMEMLNEAGCPPGVVNVIHGAHDSVNFICDNPDIRAVSFVGSDQAGKYIYERAGRNGKRVQCNMGAKNHGVIMADANKENTLNQLAGAAFGAAGQRCMALSTAVFVGEAKNWIPDLVERARTLRVNAGHVPGTDVGPVISPQSKQRIHELVESGVKEGAKIVLDGRDIKVENFEKGNFVGPTIISDVKTNMKCYTEEIFGPVLVCLSVDTVDEAIELINNNPYGNGTAIFTTNGATARKFVNDIDVGQVGVNVPIPVPLPMFSFTGSRGSFLGDCHFYGKQGIKFYTQTKTVTQLWREGDVSHTKAAVAMPTMK, from the exons ATGGCTCTGCTGCGACTTGTTGCTACCGAG TGCCGAAATGCCCTCCAACGTGGCTACAGTACGGCTTCCGTACCGACAACGAAGATGTTCATCGATGGCAAGTTTGTCGATTCGAAGACAAGCGAATGGATCGATCTTCACGATCCCGCCACCAATGAAGTAGTCACGCGTGTCCCCAAATGCACCCAGGATGAAATGCAAGCCGCGGTGGAATCGTCCAAAAAGGCGTTCAAG ACCTGGCGCCAATCGTCCATCCTATCGAGACAGCAGGTGATGTTCAAGCTGCAGCACATTATTCGCAACAACATGTCGGAGCTGGCCAAGAACATCACGAAGGAACAGGGAAAAACGTTGATCGACGCCGAAGGAGACGTGCTGCGTGGATTGC AGGTCGTTGAGCATTGTTGCAGCATTACCTCGCTTCAAATGGGTGAAACTGTGCCGAACATTGCAAAGGATATGGACACGTATTCTTATCAGCTACCGCTGGGAGTTACCGCCGGCATTGCTCCCTTCAACTTCCCCGCTATGATCCCACTGTGGATGTTCCCGGTCGCGATCACGTGCGGTAACACGAGCATTATCAAGCCATCCGAGCGTGTCCCAGGCGCGACGATGCTGCTGATGGAGATGCTCAACGAAGCTGGCTGCCCCCCGGGTGTGGTTAACGTGATCCATGGCGCACACGATTCGGTGAACTTCATCTGCGACAATCCGGACATTCGGGCAGTTTCCTTCGTTGGCTCCGACCAGGCAGGAAAGTACATCTACGAGCGTGCGGGACGCAACGGCAAGCGGGTACAGTGTAACATGGGCGCAAAGAATCACGGTGTCATTATGGCCGATGCGAACAAGGAGAACACACTGAATCAGCTGGCCGGTGCTGCGTTCGGTGCGGCCGGACAGCGTTGTATGGCCCTCTCGACGGCCGTATTTGTCGGTGAGGCCAAAAACTGGATTCCCGATCTGGTCGAGCGTGCACGCACCCTGCGAGTCAACGCTGGCCACGTGCCCGGAACCGATGTAGGACCGGTGATCTCGCCCCAGTCGAAGCAGCGCATCCACGAGCTGGTTGAATCGGGCGTTAAAGAGGGAGCCAAGATTGTGCTCGATGGACGTGACATCAAGGTGGAGAACTTTGAGAAGGGCAACTTTGTTGGACCGACCATCATTAGCGACGTGAAGACGAACATGAAGTGCTACACCGAGGAAATCTTCGGCCCGGTGCTGGTCTGCCTTTCGGTCGACACCGTCGACGAAGCCATCGAGCTGATCAACAACAACCCGTACGGTAACGGAACGGCCATCTTCACCACCAACGGAGCCACCGCTAGGAAGTTCGTCAACGACATCGACGTCGGTCAGGTTGGTGTGAACGTGCCGATTCCGGTGCCGCTTCCCATGTTCTCGTTCACTGGCAGCCGCGGCAGTTTCCTTGGCGATTGCCACTTCTATGGCAAGCAGGGTATTAAGTTCTACACGCAAACCAAGACGGTTACGCAGCTGTGGCGTGAGGGCGACGTTAGTCACACCAAGGCGGCTGTTGCTATGCCAACGATGAAGTAA
- the LOC131272111 gene encoding vam6/Vps39-like protein — MHEAYIIYPPEKISVQIESMTGFDNKLILGTRQGHLLMYSFEMNSETNKLDLQLLQYDKNFSKKPITQIDVIPEYKLMFSLTDGLLNVNDFGRHGFPLIHSALRTKGATVFALDIKRSKSLTSDITIVCRVCVAVKRKLQCYYWKQHQLLEFISDIDLNDVPKTVAWNNNFICVGYKTEYVLYDISGDQPRKIDLFPTSSSKTIEPCITLIEDSVFAVVKDEFLITIYTEKYRADDREGPNSMSGSVKPVEAIAAAANNEAKRTMNLKTLIWSEPFQSLVWDEPYAVGLINDAIEVRVFDNVEDKGTLIQSIPQLQKARFLVRGKQGLLYAASVSHLWCIQAVDISKQRDHLLKEENFQLALKLTNISDESPEFKATKINEIQTRHAYNLFVKKHFRESMREFAQLNTDPLDVIRLFPDLLPDNGKNKLSNYSDKAAPELDEKELENAILALIDYLADKRFPLRKELKLNADGTTSKNVSALLAIIDTTLLKCYLQTNDSLVASVLRMNHCYLEESERVLKKHEKYVELIILYQTKGQHKRALQLLQSQADIPESPLYGHDRTIQYLQQLGSEFKQLIFEFSGWVLQKHPDDGLKVFIEEIPEVKNLPRAEVLDYLLKDHKTLVIRYLEHIINVWNEQKALFHNILIQQYREKLLTFKNNSDAESSPQKKAERDLVNEKLLSFLRKSKYYHAEKVLGEFPYTDMFEERAIILGRLGKHEKAMAIFVQILGDFEKGLAYCDDVYDADDVQNCDVYVTLMKIILTPPSAPPYSDVPLHPRCQTPDHDMVLSILEKHAEKINPYAALQILPDTIPLVRIKHFLENALKYYLEKKQRAQVLKGLYYAEHLQIMEQKMLCESKHFLVTDLSVCAVCKKKFSNQSAFVRLPEGSIVHFSCQDRMFA; from the exons atgCACGAAGCGTACATAATTTATCCGCCGGAGAAAATCTCCGTGCAAATCGAGTCAATGACAGGATTCG ATAACAAGCTGATACTTGGCACCCGGCAGGGACACTTGCTCATGTACTCGTTCGAGATGAAttcggaaacaaacaaacttgaCCTGCAGCTTCTGCAGTACGATAAAAACTTTAGCAAGAAACCCATCACACAGATTGATGTGATTCCGGAGTACAAGCTGATGTTCAGCTTGACCGACGGGCTGTTGAACGTGAACGATTTTGGCCGGCACGGCTTCCCACTGATTCATTCCGCATTGCGAACTAAGGGTGCCACGGTGTTTGCATTGGATATAAAG CGGTCCAAATCGTTGACCAGCGATATAACGATTGTCTGCCGCGTTTGTGTGGCTGTTAAGCGGAAGCTGCAATGCTACTATTGGAAGCAACATCAGTTGTTGGAGTTTATCAGCGATATTGACTTGAACGACGTGCCTAAAACGGTAGCATGGAATAATAATTTCATCTGTGTCGGATACAAAACCGAATACGTGCTGTACGAT ATATCGGGAGACCAGCCTCGCAAAATCGATCTGTTTCCAACGAGCTCCTCAAAAACCATAGAACCGTGTATCACCCTGATTGAAGACAGTGTGTTCGCGGTGGTGAAAGATGAGTTCTTAATTACAATCTACACCGAAAAGTATCGGGCCGACGATCGTGAAGGTCCGAATAGTATGTCCGGATCTGTGAAACCAGTGGAAGCCATTGCCGCCGCCGCAAACAATGAGGCTAAACGCACGATGAACTTGAAGACACTCATCTGGAGCGAACCTTTCCAGTCGTTGGTTTGGGATGAACCGTACGCCGTCGGATTGATAAACGATGCCATCGAGGTGCGTGTGTTCGACAATGTCGAGGACAAAGGAACGTTGATACAGAGCATTCCGCAGCTTCAAAAGGCACGGTTTTTGGTGCGCGGAAAGCAGGGTCTTTTGTATGCGGCGTCCGTTTCGCACCTTTGGTGCATACAGGCGGTCGATATCTCGAAGCAGCGAGACCATTTGCTGAAGGAGGAAAATTTCCAGCTCGCACTGAAACTAACG aacatttctgaTGAAAGTCCGGAATTCAAGGCAACGAAAATTAACGAAATTCAAACACGGCATGCGTACAATCTTTTCGTGAAAAAACACTTCCGGGAGTCAATGCGCGAGTTTGCTCAGTTGAACACAGACCCGCTCGACGTGATACGTTTGTTTCCCGATCTTCTGCCCGACAATGGGAAAAACAAGCTTAGCAATTACTCTGACAAAGCAGCTCCCGAACTGGACGAAAAAGAACTTGAAAACGCCATCCTCGCGCTAATCGATTACTTGGCGGATAAGCGCTTTCCGCTGCGGAAAGAGTTGAAATTGAATGCGGACGGGACGACGTCCAAGAACGTGTCGGCGCTGCTCGCCATAATTGATACGACCCTACTGAAGTGCTACCTGCAGACAAATGATTCCCTCGTCGCATCCGTGCTCCGCATGAACCATTGCTATCTGGAAGAATCCGAGCGGGTGCTCAAGAAGCACGAGAAGTACGTTGAGTTGATCATTCTTTACCAAACAAAGGGTCAACACAAACGGGCACTACAACTACTGCAATCGCAAGCGGACATCCCAGAGTCGCCGCTGTATGGACACGACCGCACAATTCAGTACCTTCAGCAACTGGGGTCCGAATTCAAGCAACTGATATTTGAGTTTTCTGGCTGGGTGCTGCAGAAGCATCCGGACGATGGGCTGAAGGTGTTTATTGAAGAGATACCGGAGGTTAAGAATCTTCCCCGGGCAGAAGTGCTCGACTATTTGCTGAAGGACCACAAAACGCTGGTCATTCGGTATCTGGAGCATATTATCAATGTATGGAACGAACAGAAAGCACTTTTCCACAACATTCTAATCCAACAGTACCGTGAGAAGTTGCTCACGTTCAAAAACAATTCTGATGCTGAAAGTAGCCC acAAAAGAAAGCCGAAAGGGATTtagtaaatgaaaaattgctaAGTTTCCTGCGAAAGTCCAAATATTACCATGCGGAAAAAGTTTTGGGAGAATTTCCTTACACAGACATGTTTGAGGAGCGGGCTATCATTCTAGGACGTTTAG gaaaacatgaaaaagcgATGGcgatttttgttcaaatattgGGTGATTTCGAGAAAGGACTCGCCTACTGCGACGACGTGTATGACGCGGATGATGTGCAAAACTGTGATGTTTACGTGACGCTTATGAAGATCATTCTCACGCCACCGTCGGCCCCACCGTACAGCGATGTGCCACTGCATCCCCGCTGCCAAACGCCCGACCACGACATGGTACTCAGCATCCTTGAGAAGCACGCCGAGAAAATCAATCCGTATGCGGCACTGCAGATTCTTCCGGACACGATACCGCTGGTGCGCATCAAACACTTCCTAGAGAACGCGCTCAAGTACTACCTCGAGAAAAAGCAACGGGCGCAGGTGCTGAAGGGGTTGTACTACGCGGAGCATCTGCAGATCATGGAGCAGAAGATGCTGTGCgagtcgaagcactttttggtAACCGACTTGAGCGTTTGTGCGGTCTGCAAGAAGAAATTTAGCAACCAAAGTGCGTTCGTACGCCTACCGGAAGGAAGCATAGTACACTTTTCATGCCAGGACCGAATGTTTGCCTGA